One Glycine max cultivar Williams 82 chromosome 8, Glycine_max_v4.0, whole genome shotgun sequence genomic window, aattaattaatgattaaatattttacttatcattttcttaatcattccattaaatcttaaattattaatcaatatattaatttaaagacaggcaaatatgttaattaaaacaagtataatagttattaaaactaatttaataaaattgtcgtaattgaaaatatcaatatgattaaagaaaaattaaatagaaaaaataaaaatcaaacaaaattagaAATGTGTTTAAAAGTGATATGTGATGTGatacatattttataagaaagaaacaaagaatAACTCAcgtttaagaataaaattttaatttacacattcgtatattattataatcttcgtatttttttacttttagaacaaaaatatttaaagttattatctttttattgatTCATGCGACTTATCATTCATTAagtatctattttattttactaatgattttttactttttcctaATCACTAAtgcattattaaaaatatcaattaaaaaaggtaataaataaattaaaagcatAAGCAGAATTggtaattaaaacaatttttatcgTTTAAAATACTCcaacaaataaattacattaattatttaattaaatgattttaaaattaagttttgttaTATAACTATATATCATCAAATTTATGATCAACACTAGATTGATTTTTCCCCCTAATATGTTATTGgaattctttattttatcatgtaattcataaaatttaattatagtaattaaagttattgtaaattatggataattaataaattgaattattaagtcatatgaattttaattttatataatacatCAATCAATTTATCTgttatctaatatatatatatatatatatatatatatatatatatatatatatatatatatatatatatatatattagactaatcagaataaattaaaagtaaataaataatcatatatataatcttcgtttatttatataaacaatttaaatCAATATTGGATATGAGACTTATTTCTGTTAACTAATAGAAAATtgggaaaatatttttggacatattttaaattgaagttaaaataatttattacaatatttatttttaaaaacataattaaaaaggaaatcatttttaatgaattaaatcatttaaaaaaataaagtcaaaagaaaatatacaaaCTATCACTAAATTAAAAGGGATCCTACTTAGGATAACAccccaaatttatttattatttttcatttagaaaaattcaagaaaacatgttgacaattttcctttcaatttacttgataattttaaatgttattttaaactttaaatgagTCCGAGTCAAACACATAAGCAAGGAAAAGACATTGATTGAAGTCAAATGAGAGCCAAAATTTTGGATCTTTCAATGtaattaagagtgtgtttggatgaggcaatttaaaattctaaaggattttaaattatgagaatttcaaatgtttcaatttagattccattatttttaaaattctgtgtTTGGATACAACCTTCTTCAACAATCACAGAATTACCTCAGATTAAACCTCTTCGACGACAACAACGCCTCAGGATCCTCACACCTCAGCCGGCTCGACGAGAACGCTGCCGCGGTTGCCACCCCTGACGACCGTAGAAACATCGAACTCACTATCGACTTGCTCCGCCACGACGAGCTCCCCCCGCTGCCATACCTCACACTCGACTTCGACAATGGGAAAAAACCCCTCCTCTAGAAGAACGGTGACTTCATCCCTCTATAATACCTGAACGAAAACACCCTCGGCTTCCCCAATGATCTGAATGGCGAAGGCCTCTTGCTCCAGAAACTACTACTCCTTCTCTAGTACCGCCATGACGATGCTGTCGCCGGTTTCATCACCATCCTCTCCGACGCTAGACTCCATTCAAATCCAAACAAGTAAGACCTCTTGAGTTGAAAATCCCTAAAACAATCATCTGAGTTAACATTCGCCGGAGAGCATGTTGTTGGAGAGCTCGTTGCTGACGAGCTCGTTGCCGGAGAGGGCGAGGTACTGGAGGTGCTGCCAGGTGCCGTGCTTGGGAGGGATCTAGCTGGAGAAGAAGTTGCCGCCGAGGTGAAGGTGGCGGAGGAGGGGTATGACAGCGACGGAGAGAAGAATTTCCAAATTCACTCACTTAaagatagaatttgaaattctattctttcaactaactaaaatcccttttaaaattctaaaattttgaattccttttactaaaatattcaaacaattacttttaataaaaaaagaatttaatttcctataaaaaatacattacctaGTTAAATTATCCTATCTAAACACACTCTAAAAGATAACTAAAATTGAACTTTTTGGATTTCGTGATGTTTCATAGTTGGCATTATATGTAGTATTTTTGATATTGTAAAGGTCGTCTTCACATGAACTTGCTTACATTATGTAATTTGTGCATGTTTTCACTTAAAcaatgataattaaaattaaagattgtATCTGTAAAAggtaaatttaaattcaatgtAACAAAGCTAAAGGAATAAATGAGCAAAAACAATAGATCAATTTATCAAACGGTTGATGTGCAAAAGGATTTTATGCAATATAACGAAAGAGTTGAGGGTTCGACACTACTAAGCTAACACCAGCaataatataatgatattactccatttaatatttgattaacaCTTCCTTAATCTTGATCACTCAACTGAATGAGATTATGCTACTTAATTCATCTCTTAATTTCTTAGCAAGCTAATTTAAATAACTTGAATACATGATCAAGGGTTCCAAAGAGactattaaaaattactctattCAAAGTTATACTATCCATTGGACACCATTttcatttattagttttaaaagCATTTTCCAGTGTTAGTTAAACTAAAAGAATCATGTGATTGGGTGATCAATCAAAAAACAAACACTAAATACAAAGAATAAGCATTGATATTTAAACCAGACATTGAATAGAGAGTGATAATGATTACATGAAAGTTGTTTGGTACATCAAATTCATAAACAAGGATGAAAACTAGTATCTCATTTACATGAAAGGCAACTACAAATTGAATGAATTACAAAAATGGAGTTGGGATGAAGATGAAGGAGTACCAACAAACCCTAGGTTGATACATGAATGTTTCCCAATGATTGCCATCTCAAAATCCTTTTAATCTTTGTTTTGTGTTTCCTCCAtaagtgtaatttgcttgagacATGTACAATTCACTCACAGTGCATTTGGATGTGGAAATTGAATGaagtaattcatttttttaaagaaattgaaatgctaTGTGGTAAATTTTTCAGTTTGGACAAAACATTTAGAAAGCATTTAAAATTCAAGCATTTTAAGGGAGTATTTTAGTTAACTTAAAacacagaaattcaaattcattcaaaaaataaagaatttaaaatttcgtaTGTACTGTACTTCCAAGTTTGAAGCAACACCATCATGACGTTTCCCAAACCCCGTCAGAGCCACTCCTCCGTTGCTTCTGCTCCCTCCCACCGTTGTCACCTTGCGACGAAAGCGACATCGAACTGGTCTCGAAGCTCCTCCTGCAGCACCACAACCCCTTCCACGCCACCGAGTCAAGCCTCCAGCTCCACAGCATCACCCTCACCCCCACCCTCCTCCGCCTCAAAAACCACTCCAAGATCGCCCTCACCCTCTTCCACTGCGCCAAAACCCTCCCCAAGCCCCCTCTCTCCCACTCATCCTACACCCTCATCATAGACACCATGGCCAAGATTCGCCAATTCGATGTGCATGGTAACTCATCGTCGAAATGGACCAAAGCCACCTCACCCCAACCCCCTCTACTTTCCTAACCCTAATTCGCCGCCTCATCTACGCCGGCCTCACGCACCAAGCCGTATGCACCTTCCATGACACGACGCCTTCTCATAAACCAAAACGACGCCCGAAGACATCTGCATCTTGCTCGACACGCTCTGTAAGTATGGCCACGTCAGACTCGCCGTCGAggttttcaacaaaaacaaacacacatttttaaaaaagaatgtatttaattatttaatcaaaataagaaattttaaaaatgaagaaattcaatttctttatccaaacacaaaattttgaaaatgaaagaatttagattgaagaatttgaaattctcaaaatttaaaattcgttagaattttaaatttctctatccaaacatactctCAGCGAAATTCAATTCTTCTTTAAGTAGCCTTCCAAAAGTATTCCACTCAATTACCAAAACTTCTCATTGATCAAAAATCACGTTTTGACTTGTTAACTTTAGAGAAAATTCACTAAGTGACCGGAATTTGTTTAACATATCCTTATGCTATGTGGCTTCCTAAGGTGAGGTTTTATCGTTGAGAAACCTCCTTGCTCCGCTAGGTGAAAAACACATTATATTAGACTTTTCTTCCACGTGTTATTTTTCCAAGGTGTCTTTAAGTTCCtacaaaataacaacaaaactaATTATAAACCATGAGCAATTCTACCTAAAAAGGAGGGCAAATTacaataaatgagagaaaataagataattgttataattttttattcaaaatgtacataaatgcaacaatgatCACCTGACAATAAAGTGAAGTAATACTAATAGGTTAAAAGCTCGTTAGAACATCTCCAATGGAGGTGTTTACAtgagttatttatatttaaacaatcttgtttaacttttttatttattggagTAGATGATATGAAGTTGTTTATATAagcacaattatttaaatatttatatatttatatcatacATAACATATTTTTCAAGCGTTGTAAGACCCACAAAATTAAGTTAAAGTGTCTTTGTAGGTATTGAACTCATgcacttttatttataaataagaaagaagaaagtaagCCACTAACACACTTACTTTGTCTAATTAATcctattaacattattttttatatatcatcaatcaagaaatattatttttttgaaatgatcagaatttacaaattaaaatatttactatatatttttttaattttattttatatcattttatatgtttttattttaaatagtttacatatttttatttttgttttaccaattttaattaaattccaaaaattaatatgcaacttattaatataattttttttgcaacttGATTTAATATACagattatttttactctaattatttatgtaaaattaaaaatatttatatattacatattttttaatttataaattttaataatttaaaaaaattaataactcttgATTAActaagcataaaaaataatattaatataattaaaaaaataaaataagtattttattatcttgtcaatgaataattttatttaaagaattaggataaaaataatttgtatattaaaatcaatttttaaaaaattatgtaaataatttacatattaatttatgaaatttaattaaaaatgataaaataaaaaaatataaactattctTATTAATAAAGGatcttataaaataatgaaacataatAACTATCgtattaatttattactttgtttatgaataaaatatcatgaatttaattcttaggaccaaaattatatattttaaaaaatagtaaaactaaatattttaattttaaaataaaaaactgaaattacaaattaaaagtataggagataaaaattataatttagcgtttttttttatttatataaaaagttagagagacactcaaataataataattatactccatttttttaaaagagaattgAAAGACTAACCCACCCCTCGGAGAAGTCATCCTAAGACCTATGATTATTATTGGtctttcaattaggaattcaccaaataaaaaaaacagtctTTCAATTAGGGGTTAATTTGTCAATTGTCAATATCCAGTGCAGTTGGTTTACACGTGGCATACGCGATCcattcaaatattcaaatcaGTCACTTGTCCTGAAGTGCTGAATCAACTAGGCTCCATCCACCTTTTTCACCAACCCGCATCACAACCATCCAACGGCGCAAAAACCTTAGAAGGTGACTGCACCCTTGCACTCTACCGCACCAGAAAACTTTCCATCTCCCTTATCCTGTGCTCATCGCTACGGCCGCCACTGTAACCACAATGACGGAAGAGCCTGAAACCAATCCACCGCCGCCGGAACCTTCAATCCCATCCGCACCGGCCGCCGTGGAAGAAACGGCAGCTCCGGTTACGGCAACAACGTCGCAACCAAGCGCTGAAATCGTCGTCCCTCTTGCGTTAGCTCCGAAGCGGCAGCGCCGTCCAAGCGTTCGTCTAGGGGAGATCGGCGACCAACGTGCCTCCGCACACGGCCACGAATTGCACATGCGACGCCCGAGCATGCCGCCATGGAGCTGGCGTACTCCGAAGGAATCTTCAAGAACCTCAAAAGCGCGCTCCGTGACGAACCTCACGAACGGCGGCGAAGAGTTCGGAAACAGCAACAGCCGAAGAGGGAAAGCAAAACGAGGACCAGCGACAAAGAGATTGAGAACAAATTGGGCTCCGACAGCAACAATCGACGAAAACGGTGACGAAGAAGGTTTCAGGGATTTTGAACACGAACACGAACAGAGTCCGGTGCACTCGGTGGAGGACAACGGAGTGGATTATTGGCACGTGGATCGGAACGAGGATCCTAGGGTTAGGGTTTCGGAAAACGACGGCGTTGAATCGGAGTCGCGGGAACGGAGGAAGAGCGATGGAGTGAGGTCTTGGCTTTACGAGTTAGGGTTGAGTCGGTATGCGCCTATGTTTGAGATCCATGAGGTCGATGATGAGTTGCTTCCGATGTTGACTTTGGAGGATCTCAAGGATATGGGGATCAATGCTGTTGGTTCAAGAAGGAAAATGTACACTGCAATCCAGAAGCTGAGGAAATGCTTGCTGTGACCACATGATCAAATCAAGatgaatgtatgtatatgtatatgtatgtgtAGTTTTTCTTTGTTCTGGCTTTCAAATGTGGATAGAAAAACGCATGTATGTAATGTATGCATGTACAAGAGTTTTTGGTTATCTTTGCTTTCTGGTTGAAATTTCTTGATGGCATGTTTTCTGTGTGATTTTGTCGCCTAATCGAAATAGCTGCTTACCTGATCTGAAGGTTTCTTGAACATGGGAGAATAATGAATCCGATGCTGaatatgttttcaaataatGTGCAATTTAATGCTCATTTAGCTTCTGGTTAAGCTGAGGATTGATGTGGTTTTGTAAAATAGAAATGAGAAATATGTAGTGTAATTAAGTTGTCCTATAGTTTATAACTTGTGTATTCTGTGTCCCTTCGAGCGCTGTTATATTGAAAAATGTTTGTTCATTTTCTTCTGATTCTGCCATTTCCTGGTCCCATATACTCAACAACTATGCATCTTGTCCCCTCgttaaatttgtatatatatgtttgatggcTTGATAGAATTTTGTTTCTGTTTTCCGATTAACCTTTGAGATACTCTGTCTGTATTCTAACTTTGATAATGCAACAGGAgtaatctttttcatttttcattcatgtgaATCAGATGTGATATTTTGCTTGCTGATCTTGTAGACTGTATAATTGCGAAGTGACTAATAAATAGTCATAATATTTATGGTGGCTGAGGATGCATCTTTTCTTCTCATTGACTGTATGTTATGACTTATGATTAATCTTTCAGCTACTTGATCATTATTGTAACTACATTCTGCAATGCAACAATGATACTATGCAAGTATAAATATAGATCAATTTACTGCCACAGTTTTCCTGAGCTGCAAGTATAAATAGCAAAAGAACAGGAAACAATCTCAATCTCAAGTTACATAATgtcaaacttaatttaaaaaaagataatcgCTACTAAAGATAATGCAAGTATAAATACTAACTAATTTAAACGCTCGAAACCTTTGACAAAGATGAATGATATTTTGAGTAAGAAAGTCTAATTAGCAAGCCATTAAGAGAATAACCTTCTAGCAGaagaaaaatagattaaatgTGAGCTATAATCCATCCATAAAGAAAATACTAGCTCGAAATTTAGTATTCCTCGTGTGCTGGAGCATTCACTAACTCGAAATTTTGTTTCAaatctttaaattaatatttaaaaatatgatgaaaAGGACTATACACGGTAAAATAGTCTATATTTTCACCCAATTAGAAATTACTAGTGCATGATTATTAAACTTTACAAATATAGTGAATTTATTTAGaatattttaggatttgattttttgttttaaggataGGATTTCTAACATCttttgtttcaaaaaaatatcttttaagaattgttatttattttaaatcttagGACActatttagattttaaaatattataaatttgtttataacattttagaatttgttatttatttaaaaattttaggatattatttaaattttaaaatattatgaatttcgactaaaatattttatgatttgtttAATGTTTTAGGGATAGGATTTGATCAATATTTGAATATCACGCTACACTTTTTTTGcactctatataaaaaaaaaatccatgaaTTTAGACTTTGATTtagcatttttcttaaaaatcatatcaacaCTAAACTATCTTATATTGGAACGAATGATTATTAAACtctaaaatattatgaatttgtttagaatattttaggatttgttatttttgttaaggATAGGATTTCTTATATCTTTAGTTTAAAACAATTATCTTTTAagaatttgatatttgttttaaatcttaagacattatttagatttaaaaatattataaatttgtttattatatattagaaattggtatttgttttaaatctttaggatattatttaaattttaaaatattatgaatttcgtctaaaatattttatgatctGTTTCATGATTTAAGGGTAGAATATAatcaatatttgaatattacgTTACATAATTAACATGATAGCTTGGAGGGTGGAACGGCATGAGCTGCTTGGAAAGTGTAGGTCTAGATTTTCAAGGGCTGGTTTCACTCCTTACCCTTTGACTCCATTGATCACTCATAATATAATGGAGGATTGGTTCAAGAGAGAGATGAAGCTTTTTATCTGGCTTTGAAGAATAGAGATTTGCTTGCTGCTTCTGCATAGAATTAAAACCAACTTAGACTTATGAACCTAATCATGGTTTCAagcttacttttttttaattaagactaGTATTTCCTCTTATTGCTTTAAACGCACCACTGTATAATAAACATTTCTTCACCTCTGAAATCTGTATTCTGTCTGGCTCATTTAAATAATATCTTCCTCCTTTCAAACAAGTTAAGAATTTATTCTGTTTGTTGTTAGAGATTCCTCCTCTAGCTTCCACATAATGATGAGAGGAGTTTCAGTTGCTTACGCCTTACCCCGTCTCTAGTATCCTTTAAGTCTCGACCACTCTTGCGAGAATGTAAATATAGTATCTTAAACAGAACAAATTCTTACTATCACCCCCTCTTATCTGGGACTCCaccaaataagaaatttttattttcactcctTTTTTATAAGGCATcgatgtaattttaaaataagtcatACTAGTGtatcttatttattattcaattat contains:
- the LOC102664834 gene encoding uncharacterized protein; this encodes MTEEPETNPPPPEPSIPSAPAAVEETAAPVTATTSQPSAEIVVPLALAPKRQRRPSVRLGEIGDQRASAHGHELHMRRPSMPPWSWRTPKESSRTSKARSVTNLTNGGEEFGNSNSRRGKAKRGPATKRLRTNWAPTATIDENGDEEGFRDFEHEHEQSPVHSVEDNGVDYWHVDRNEDPRVRVSENDGVESESRERRKSDGVRSWLYELGLSRYAPMFEIHEVDDELLPMLTLEDLKDMGINAVGSRRKMYTAIQKLRKCLL